CCCGCGTTCATGAAGGCCCTGCTGGCGCTGCCTTCGACCTTGGGTCGCGATGCGCTGCAGCTCACGATCCTGACCGCGGTGCGATCCAACGAGACCCGCAAGGCAGTTTGGGGCGAGTTCGACCTCGACAAGGCGACATGGTCGATCCCGGCATCCCGCATGAAGATGAAGGAAGCGCATGTCGTGCCACTGGCACCTGCGGCTGTTAAGCTTCTAAGAGCCTTGCGCCAACGCCACCTTGAACTGCACGGAGCGGTGAAGCCGGAGCGCCTGTTGTTCAGTTCGCGTCGCGACAAGCCGATCAGCGACATGACGATGCTCAAAGTTCTGCGCGACATGAAGATCACGGACGCGACGGTGCACGGCTTCCGTAGCACCTTCACCGACTGGGTAGCCGAATGCACCGACGTTTCGAAGGAGGTCGCCGACAAGGCGCTGGCGCACCAGATCGCAAATGCGGTCGAAGCGGCTTATCGGCGCACCGATTTCTTCGACCGGCGACGCGTGCTTATGAGCGAGTGGGCACACTTTCTGGGAGCTTGAGGCTGTCGCGGCTTGTGGGCCGATCCCGTCTGACCGGTTCTGGCCATGACCAAGCAGAAAGCCAACCTCTGGTTCAGCCAGTGCAATTCGACCGCTTCCGACCCAGACATTGCCATTCCGGGAGCTCAGCGGTGATCCCGAAAGCCGACCGGCGGCTTTTCTTCGCCGCTAAGGATCGCACCGCCGCTGTCGCACGGCTTGGCCTGGTGGAAAGCGGACGTAGCCGTCAGCCGCCAGTCCAGACGCTGAACTTACTCGGCTCCGGCGTGGCAACGGTCGAAAGATGGATGACAGATCGCGGATTTAGACCTGACATCTTGATCAGAAAAAGATGAAGGTTCGGCGTTCCTGAGCAATCCGCGCCGATATTTACTTCGTAATCCGCTTCGGAGCAAGCAGCGAAGATTCCTGCATCTGTGTTCACCAGCAGGGCGACCTTTCGGTTTTTACGCTCGTCAAGGAACATTACGTCGAAAATTTCGAATGTGCTCACTGGTAGTGGGTCAAGACGCGCCAGCTCGTTCGCAAGATCGCGTTCCATAGGAGAACCATCGGCCATCAGGCGCATGTTAAATAACTCACGAAACCTTTCTTTGTCACGCTGCCACCATGCTTCAAATAACCTCTGCACCTGCTGGTTTTCTAGGCCCGCAGCACGTGGCGACTTGAGCGCATACGAACAGGCATTAGCGGGCGTCGAGAATAAAGCTGGCAAAGTTGCTGCCAAAGCGAGAAGGCTTCTGCGATCCATCGAGGTAGGATGGATGACGGTTTGAATGTCCGCAAGTGGGCGGCAACGGTCGGGCCGCTTTCCTGCCCGAAACCTTCCGGTTGGCTTTCGGGCGGACCGACGCGGCGGAAATGATCCGAACGGCGTCAGGTGGTGGAAAGCAGACCGGCAACTTTCGGGCTCCGAATGCCTGAAGTCCCCTTCCGCTGCCGGATTTCCTTTTTTATCCGCGCTGCACACTGGGGGTGTGAGGGTCGCAGGTTCGAATCCTGTCGCTCTGACCAACTTTCTAAATAGTTACAGTTACTTAGGTGACATTCGGAAAGTGCTTGCGGTTTCGCATTTGTCGCCCATATCCGCTGGCTTCTAGCCCCTGATTGCCGAGGGCAATGTTGGCGCGTTAGGATCTACGCAGGCTCACGCGATAATGGTAGAGCCCGAGCTGCTCTACCACGGCAAAGTCACCGACCCGCGCGTCATGGCGTGCGAAAAACGCGCGGGCCAAAGACCGGTCCCGGAAAAACTTTTTCGAACCATCGAGGTCCGTCATCGTCGGAGCACCGCCGCCATAGTCGACCGCCACCTGTCGTGGCGCGATAGCGCCCTTATTGGACCCGCCGATGGCATCGGCAGGGAAGCGATCGAAAAATCCGCGCAGGTAAATATGCGAATTGTCGATATTGCCTTGTGTGAGCTCCACCTCGCCGAGGACAAGTGCTCCGGCCCTCGCTTGCGCCACCGCTGGCGCCGCTGCTATTGTTGGTGCGGAAATCACGGCTGCGCGAACCGGGGCAGGCACTGCCATCTTGGGTGGCGCGCTTACGGGTATCACCTGACCAACCTGCTCGGCCAGCAGCACAACCTGTGCCGCAGCCCGCGCGTCCTCGCCAGCATCGTGGTGGTCAAAGCTCAGCGACAGGACCGTTTTCAGATTGGCAAGGCCATGGCCGCCGTTGCCTTCCAGTTCCGGCCAAGCCTTGCGCGCGACCTGCACGCTGTCGCGCCAAGCCCAATCCGGCGACGACAGCCTGGCCTTCTGGCAAGCTGCGGTGATCGCGCTGCAATCGAAGCCGGAATGCTGATACACTGTCAGCCCTGCCAGCGCCCCGCGCAACACCTTCATCACCTCGGCAAACAGCGGGGCGCCCGCGACCGTTTTCGCGCTGATCCCATGCAGATAAGTGAAGCGCCATTCCTGCACCTGCGGGTCGACATGGGCCTTCCAGGTGACAATCGTATTGTCGGGACGCACGCAGGCGACACCGATCTGGCAGATGCTTCCCCGGTCGTTGTTGGCGGTTTCGACATCGAGCGCGACAAACCGGAACGGGCCTTGGGGGAAGCGCAGCACATTGGGGCCTTGGCCGCTTACAGCAGCCAGCGCAGTTTGCGCGACCGGCATTCGGCCGCTGGCGGCATTCAAGCACTGTCGCTGGCGTTCCAGCGCAGCCTTTTCCCGATCCCCCCAACCCAGATGGCGGATGGTCTCGTCGACCAGATCGACCGGCTCGTCATATACGGCGGTCTTGCGCGCGTTCCACGCGGTGGCCTCTGCCGGCGCAATGCGGATCACCTCGGCTTCGAGGCCAACAATGTCGGCGCTGTCGGGCAAGACAACCCAGACCGCGCGGCAATGCCGGGCGATGAAGGTGTTGCGCAACTTCTTGGCGATGCCCCCATCGGCCTGGGTGGCCGGGTCAAGCCGCTGGCGCCACATTCTGCCCGTGTTGTACATGGTGGAGAAGTAGTGGCTGAGGTGTTCCGAGCCGGTCCGGTGCTTGGCGTGGATGCGGCTGTATAAGGATTGCCCAAGGGATTTGGTCGAGCCGATGTAGCGCAGATGGCCGAGATGGTCGACGAGGCCATAGAGCCCGCGCCCATCTCGAGGGGCGTCCTTGGTGTGGCGGTGCGGGGCGGCAAGCAGTTGATCCAGCAGGTCTTGGGCTGAGAATTCCATGATCGTCCTTGAATGCGGCGTGGCGCATGGCGTGTGTCACGCCAAGATGCGTGTGAGGGTGCCAGGACCGGCGCCGATGGTGTGTGGCGCCGGCGGGTGGATCAGTCCGGGCTCCAGATGTCGGTGAGATTGAGGATGAGACGGTCGGGGGCGGCGCGGAGCGCGGCGGCATAGCGACGCAGTTCGGCCCAACTCGGCAATTGCCGGGCAGCCCGCCGAGCAATGATCACTTGTTCGGCAGCGTCGAGATCCGGCGAGGGTTTGGTCGCTCGCGAGCGGATGTTCGCCAACGCCTCGTCCAAGGGGTGAGATTTGAACTCGTGGATCATCACCCAAGCCCATATTTCGGAAGAAGTCTCGCTCTGGCGCAAGGGGGCGAAATTCCGGCGGCTGGTGATCCAATCGAGCAGCGCATCATTGTCGATCTTTGACTTGACCAAACTCAGCCCGTCCCGGCTCATTGCATTGCGCACCGCAGTGACTGGCATGCCGGTCAGGGCACCAATTGCCTCGGTGGTCCCGAGCTCGACATTGTCATCTACGTAAAAGCACCCATCGGCGATGCGCCAGCGGTTGTAGGCGGCCAGAACTGTCCGGTTGAGCGAGCTTCCCTCCCGGTCGAGCGGTGAGCCATAGCGGCGGGAAAAACGCACCATAGAGCCACGCAGGATCTGCTCAAGTTCGTCTGCTTCATCGAGGTCGAGCGCTTCGCAAGGCCAAGGGCGAAACGCGCTTTCATAGGCGCGTCGGGCGATACGGGTGATGTTGAAAGCGTCAAGATTAAGCTTCTCGCCAATCTTTTTGTGATTGTAATCCGAAAAGTCTTCGACCTCAAAGCCGAGAAAAGCCGTCGCCGCTGCGATGCCGGCGATCCGTTCAAGGTCTGCCGCTTGTGAGACGAGGTGTTCGCGTAGATCTTCCATCATTGCCTGGAGCGTGAAGGGGGGGGCGGGCATGGTGTAGGTCCATAGGTCGTCAAAGTGGTCGACCGGGGCATCGACGAACTGCAGCGAAGCGGGAGACACCAGACTGGCTGGTGAGCGGCCATCCGACATGCGGATGGGGTAGCCTCTGTGTACAAGCTCGAGCGCTTCGCTGTAGCTGGAAACGAGGACGGCATTGTCCTTGTGGTGACGCTGGGCGCCATGAGCCGCGTCGGCCAGCACAAACATGCCGTTCTGGCTCGGGTCGCGGTCGCGCTGACGCCAGGGGCGTTCGATCGCTCCGGTGATCGGGTTGGTGCGCAGGATCTGAGTGAAAAAGCTGGGAATGGCGGGTCTCCCTGGAAAGATTAGTGCTGGCGTGCAGCGGTAACGATGGTGCCGTTGTCGGCGACGATGACATAGGCGTTGCGGTAGCGACCGAGTTGCGCGGCCCCCGGCCCCAAGATGCGGGTGGCCTCGGCCCAGCTGTCGGCATCGAAGCTGTGCTTGTAGCAGTCGCCGCCAGCCCACATGCACTCGGTCAGCGAGAGCAGCAGATCCACGACATAGCCAGGGATCGAGCGCTGTTGCATGCGGATGATGGCGTGGGAGCTGAAATGGTAGCACTTGGGGATCGCTGAAAATGTCTGCATGATGGCCTCCTGGCTTGATGGTTGTGATATAAAGCCAATTAATAAGGCGTGTCAATATGAAAATAAACAAACATACGAGGTATGTGGATCGTTTCAGAATTCAGGGTAAGCCACTGGGGATCTGGCAGGCGGGGCTGACCCGAGAGCAAACCTGCGGGCGCCGGCATTGGCCTCAGATGCCATCATTCCGGCGCTGATGAAGGGCCTCGGGTTTGCCGGAGGGATCCGCTGTTGAGTCACTGAGGAGCTAGGGTTCCCTTTCCACGATCACGAAAGAGTGTCTGAAAGTCGCCTTTGAGGTCGGGCTGCGCCCACGTTGATAAGAAAGCTTCGAACGTCTGCTCCTTCCAAGTGCCAACGTTCAGCAGGTGTTTCGGAAACGGCGGGAAAGTCCCAAACGTCACTATTCGTCGAAGTAAGACAAGCGACGAACGAACGGCAAATTTCAGGAGCCCAATATTCTGGCCCGAACGACTGGGATTGGGCGCAAGCAGTCTGTCCGCTTTGAGAACGAGGCGGGAGTCGAACCACTTATTGCGACGCCGGTTGCGGGCCATAACTCTTCACGAAGGTCACAAGGTCGATTTCTCCCCACTTGCGATGCCGCTCCGTGTCGAAGCTGATTGACGTTGCTACCGGTTGAAAGGGCTGTATTTTTACGGTGCCGGTGGGGTGGCAACACCCGGCTCGTGAGAAGGCTCTTGGGACACCGGCACCGTTCGCCCATGCAAGCCGCTTTGGGAATACTTTTTCGGTTCGATGGCCAATCCGACGTTCAACCTTTCCGCATTTGCTGAGAAGCTCATCGCTGAGAAGCGGAAGCTCAACCTTGCGTGGAAAATTAAGAATGCGGTTGGGCTTCAGTCGATAGCCGTCGATCTCAAAATGGCCGTTGAGGCGTGTGACGGGCTGCTTTTTTCGCTCGATAACAAGTGACGTGACCCCCGTCTTTCATCCAGCGGCAGCCAGAGACCGACCGTTGTTGTCGCGCAGGAGCGCGGGCGAAGCAACGGGCGGGTTTAAACCCGCCCGTTGCTTTTCGAGGTCGGCGGCAAAGGCCGCCGGTGTGGCGTAGCCGAGCGAGGAATGTGGCCGCTCGGTGTTGTAGTCATCGACCCAGCGCGCGAGGATCGAGCGCGCCTGGCGGACCGTGAAGAACAGCGTCTCGTTGAGCAGCTCGTCGCGCATGCGACCGTTGAAGCTCTCGACGAACCCGTTCTGCGTCGGCTTTCCCGGGGCGATATAGTGCCACTCGACGCAAGCATCGCCCGACCACGCGAGAACCGCGTTCGAGGTCAGTTCGGTCCCGTTGTCGCTGACGATCATCCTGGGCGCACCGCGCTCGGCGATCAGATCACCCAGCTCGCGCACCACCCGCTTGCCCGAGATCGACGTGTCGAGCACCGCTCGCAAACACTCGCGCGTCACGTCGTCGACGATGTTGAGGATGCGGAACCGCCGCCCCGTGGCCATCTGGTCGTGGACGAAGTCCAGGCTCCAGCGCTGGTTGGGCAGCGCCAACACGGGTGCCGGTGCCCGCGCACCGACGGCGCGCTTGCGGCCCTTTCGGCGTCGCACCGTCAGACCTTCCTCGCGGTAGAGCCGCTGGGTCTTCTTGCGGTTGATCGTCATGCCGTCGCGCCGCAGCAGGATATGCAGCCGCCGATAGCCGAACCGCCGGCGCTGCTGCGCCAACTCGCGCAGACGCGACCGCAGGTCGCCATCATCCGCCCGGCACGAGCGATACCGCATGCTTTTGCGATCCGCCCCGACGACAGCACACGCCCGCCGCTCGCTCATCCCCAGCGCCGTCTGGAGATGCGCGACCGCTTCCCGCTTCGCGGCAGGCGTTACCATTTTTTTGATAGCAGGTCCTTCAGACCCGCGTTGTCGAGCATCGTGTCCGCCAGCAACCGCTTGAGACGGGCGTTCTCCTCCTCGAGCGCCCGCAACCGCTTCGCATCGGACACCTCCAGACCGCCGAACTTGGCCTTCCACGCATAATAGGTCGCGCTGGACATCCCGTAGCGCCGGCACAGATCCGTCACCACCGCGCCAGCCTCGGCCTCTTTCAGGATGCCGATGATCTGCTCTTCCGAAAACTGCTTCCGCTTCATCTGTCCGTCCCTTCTTCCGGGGTCGGACTCTAGCTCCAACTGGAGGAAAAAACGGGGGTCACGTCACAAGATGGATC
Above is a genomic segment from Sphingomonas sp. HMP6 containing:
- a CDS encoding exonuclease domain-containing protein; the encoded protein is MEFSAQDLLDQLLAAPHRHTKDAPRDGRGLYGLVDHLGHLRYIGSTKSLGQSLYSRIHAKHRTGSEHLSHYFSTMYNTGRMWRQRLDPATQADGGIAKKLRNTFIARHCRAVWVVLPDSADIVGLEAEVIRIAPAEATAWNARKTAVYDEPVDLVDETIRHLGWGDREKAALERQRQCLNAASGRMPVAQTALAAVSGQGPNVLRFPQGPFRFVALDVETANNDRGSICQIGVACVRPDNTIVTWKAHVDPQVQEWRFTYLHGISAKTVAGAPLFAEVMKVLRGALAGLTVYQHSGFDCSAITAACQKARLSSPDWAWRDSVQVARKAWPELEGNGGHGLANLKTVLSLSFDHHDAGEDARAAAQVVLLAEQVGQVIPVSAPPKMAVPAPVRAAVISAPTIAAAPAVAQARAGALVLGEVELTQGNIDNSHIYLRGFFDRFPADAIGGSNKGAIAPRQVAVDYGGGAPTMTDLDGSKKFFRDRSLARAFFARHDARVGDFAVVEQLGLYHYRVSLRRS
- a CDS encoding IS3 family transposase (programmed frameshift) encodes the protein MKRKQFSEEQIIGILKEAEAGAVVTDLCRRYGMSSATYYAWKAKFGGLEVSDAKRLRALEEENARLKRLLADTMLDNAGLKDLLFKKMVTPAAKREAVAHLQTALGMSERRACAVVGADRKSMRYRSCRADDGDLRSRLRELAQQRRRFGYRRLHILLRRDGMTINRKKTQRLYREEGLTVRRRKGRKRAVGARAPAPVLALPNQRWSLDFVHDQMATGRRFRILNIVDDVTRECLRAVLDTSISGKRVVRELGDLIAERGAPRMIVSDNGTELTSNAVLAWSGDACVEWHYIAPGKPTQNGFVESFNGRMRDELLNETLFFTVRQARSILARWVDDYNTERPHSSLGYATPAAFAADLEKQRAGLNPPVASPALLRDNNGRSLAAAG